The window CCTATAAATTTATCATTAATAACAGCTGTGCTTTTTACAAAATCATAACCTATAATATCTGTAAAGCCTACAATATTAACTTCTTTATCTATTAAAATATCATATACTGGTTTTAAACCATTTATAAAAGTAGCTGCATAAAATCCTTGATTTCCTCTTCCTATAAGACCCACTGTTTTATTTTTTAAATTAACTCTAGAAATAATTTCAATTCCTTTTTTCCAATCTTCATGAGGCTCTCCATAACCATAAGTTGGAATTAAAAAAATAAAAGTGTTATATTTTTTTAAATTCTCTTCAAGTGTTTCTTCTTCTATTTTATATACATCGCAATTCTCATGTAATAAATCTTTTATTAATTTAGCTGTAAATTCAGTTTTTCCTCTAACACTACTATAAAATATTCCTATTTTCAATTATTACACCTCCATCTACACAATACAAGTATAGTATTTTAGTTGTAATTTTTCAATAATTTTATTTAAATTTTTTCACTTTTTTCTTTATTTGTTTTAAATTCACTTAAAACTTCTTTAAAAAGTTCTGAATTATTGATTAAATCATAAGCAGTCCCTGCTAAAATCTTTGCACCCAATACTATAGCTTGATGAGCCTCTATACTTTTTCCTGCACATAAAAATTCATCTGAATGCGATGAGGTTCCTTGAGGTACAAAAGCTATTCTTATACACGAACCTGGAACATGATACATAACATTTCCAAAATCTGTAGATCCTGTTTTTTCTCTAGGAGGAGATAATCTAGGAGCTTTAATCAATTCAGCATTATTCATAAGGATTTGATTAAGTTTTAAAACAGGAATCTTATTATTTAATCTCTTAGTTTCTATAATTTCATAATCTGTCTCTGTCATAAGAGAAGCTCCTTGTACTACTTTTTTAAATCTCTCGATAACATGATCTAAATAAGCTCTATCGTAAGATCTTATACTAAACTTAGCTTCAGCATATTTAGGAACAACATTTGCAGGCCCTCCTGCATTTGTTATCGTATAATGCATCTTTACATCCTCTCTAACATGCTCTCTTAAAAATTCAATTCCTTGAAACAATAATATTAAACCATCTAAAGCACTTCTTCCTTTTTCAGGAGCCAAAGCTGCATGTGCTCTTACTCCATGAAATTTAACAGTAAAATTTGAAAGTGCTAAAGATTTCACATCTGTTGTTGTATCTGGAGCACCATGCATCATTAAAGCTATATCTATATCATTAAAACATCCGTTCTCTAACATTTTTACTTTTGCACCTATTGTTTCTTCTGCTGGTGTACCATATACAACTATTTTATAATTTCTATTTTTTAACTTATTTTTTAAGCTTAGTGCCGCTCCTACTATACTTGGTCCTTGTAAATGATGTGCGCATGCATGTCCCATCCCTTCTAAAGCATCATATTCACATAACAATCCAATAGAAGGTCCATTTTCACCTACTT of the Cetobacterium sp. NK01 genome contains:
- a CDS encoding M20 family metallopeptidase, whose protein sequence is MKQEVLQNVDELKDSLINLGDFIFDNPEIGLEEFKSSKKLIEILEKNGFKVEVGIGGFKTAFKAIYEVGENGPSIGLLCEYDALEGMGHACAHHLQGPSIVGAALSLKNKLKNRNYKIVVYGTPAEETIGAKVKMLENGCFNDIDIALMMHGAPDTTTDVKSLALSNFTVKFHGVRAHAALAPEKGRSALDGLILLFQGIEFLREHVREDVKMHYTITNAGGPANVVPKYAEAKFSIRSYDRAYLDHVIERFKKVVQGASLMTETDYEIIETKRLNNKIPVLKLNQILMNNAELIKAPRLSPPREKTGSTDFGNVMYHVPGSCIRIAFVPQGTSSHSDEFLCAGKSIEAHQAIVLGAKILAGTAYDLINNSELFKEVLSEFKTNKEKSEKI
- a CDS encoding flavodoxin domain-containing protein; amino-acid sequence: MKIGIFYSSVRGKTEFTAKLIKDLLHENCDVYKIEEETLEENLKKYNTFIFLIPTYGYGEPHEDWKKGIEIISRVNLKNKTVGLIGRGNQGFYAATFINGLKPVYDILIDKEVNIVGFTDIIGYDFVKSTAVINDKFIGLALDEMFMLQEVKEKLKTWIYSNFGEILNEK